The Bifidobacterium bifidum ATCC 29521 = JCM 1255 = DSM 20456 region GGTTGATACGCCCGGCATCCACCGCCCTCGCACACTGCTCGGCCAGCGTCTCAACGACATCGTCGAGGAATCGCTGTCGGATATCGACGCCATCGCGTTCCTGCTGCCCGCCGACCAGGAGATCGGCCCCGGCGACAAGCGCATCCTAAGCCGTCTGCGCACCGATTTCGCCACCAAGGGCGAGGACGGGACGTTCGCGTGGAAGGTTCCGCTGATCGCCATCGTCACCAAAATCGACCAGCTGGGCCGCCAGCAGCTCATCGACAAACTGATCGAGATCAACGAGTTCGCCGACTTCTCCGACATCGTGCCCGTCAGCGCCCTGGAACACGACAATCTCGACGAGGTCCGCCAGGTGCTGATCGACAACACCCCTGAGGGGCCGCAGATGTACCCGGACGACCAGGTCAGTGAGGAGCGTCCGGAAGACACCATCGCCGAGCTGATCCGCGGCGCGTTCCTCGAAGAGCTTGATGACGAGCTGCCCCATTCGCTGGCCGTCGTCGTGGACTCCATCGAACGGCCCGAAGACAACGAGAGCGGGCAGTCATACGAAGGCAAGATCCAGGTCATGGTCTCCGTGTACGTGGAGCGCGACTCGCAGAAGCCGATCATCATCGGACGCGGCGCCGAGCATCTGGTGCGCGTCAAGAAGAAGCTGCGCACCCCGGTCAACCGCATCGTCGGAGGCAAGGCCAAGCTCGATCTGCATGTCAAGGTCGCCAAGGGCTGGCAGTCCGACCCCAAGCAGCTGGAGAGGCTCGGCTTCTGATTGCGCGCCGCGCGGGCGTTGGCACCGATAAAACGGCGTGAGGCGGGTGGTTCAACAATCGTGTTGAACCACCCGCCTCACGCGTGAAGGATGTCGAGCGTCACTTCTTCTTGGTGTACATCTGCGTGTTCAGCAGTGTGGCGTAACGCCGGATGACCTTGGGTCGGATCACCTTCATCGATGCGGTCAGCAGGCCGTTCGCCTGGCTGAACTCCTCGGGCAGGATGATGAACTTACGCACCGATTCGGCGCGGGACACACCCTCGTTCGCCTGATCCACCCACTTCTGCACTTCGGCGCGCACCGCGGCGTTGGAGGCGGCCTCCTCCATCGTCATATCGCGGTTGAGGCCCTTGGATTCCAGCCAGGGGCGCAGCGACTCCTCGTCAAGCGTCACCAGCGCGGAGATGAACGGGCGCTTGTCGCCGAGCACCAGCACCTGCGAGACGAACTCGCAGCGCTGGATGACCTCTTCGATCGGGCCGGGAGCGACGTTCTTGCCGCCGGCGGTGATGATC contains the following coding sequences:
- the era gene encoding GTPase Era, translating into MTNTDEQESQPAYRSGFIAVVGRPNVGKSTLINALIGKQVAIASSRPETTRKAIRGILTTDHAQLVLVDTPGIHRPRTLLGQRLNDIVEESLSDIDAIAFLLPADQEIGPGDKRILSRLRTDFATKGEDGTFAWKVPLIAIVTKIDQLGRQQLIDKLIEINEFADFSDIVPVSALEHDNLDEVRQVLIDNTPEGPQMYPDDQVSEERPEDTIAELIRGAFLEELDDELPHSLAVVVDSIERPEDNESGQSYEGKIQVMVSVYVERDSQKPIIIGRGAEHLVRVKKKLRTPVNRIVGGKAKLDLHVKVAKGWQSDPKQLERLGF